GGCATCAAATAGATTCGTTTAATGATTTCCTAGACAATAAGTTACAGAGAATGGTTAAGGAAATGGGCAGCGCTGAAATGAACATAAAGGGAATCTCATTGATAGTGGATAAGGTGGAGATAGGCAGGCCCAGGGTAAAGGAATCCGATGGAATCGAAAGCATAATTTATCCCATGGAGGCTAGGATGAGGAATGCGACGTATGCCGCCCCCATGTATATGCGGATGATGCTCGTGGTGAACGGCGAGGAGTATCCAAGTGAGAGGGTATACATAGGCGACATGCCTATAATGGTTAAGTCCAAGTATTGCAACTTAACTGGACTAAAGCCCAGCGATATAACTAGGAAGCTCGAGGATCCAGATGATCCTGGCGGCTACTTCATAATAAATGGAAGCGAGAGGGTAGTAGTTGCGCAGGAGGATTTATCGTTGAATAAGCCAATATATGAGATAGATCAACGCGGTGGAACCAAGGTATATATGGCTACGATAGTCTCCATAGGTCCCGGCTATAGAACCAAGGCCACTGTCGAGCTGCACAGGGATGGCGTGATTTACGTTCAATCAGTGGGTCTCTCAATAAAGTTGCCGTTCCCAATAGTGATGAAGGCGCTAGGCATTGAAACGGATCAAGACATAGTAATGGCGATAAGCGATGATCCGGACATCCAGAACGAGTTAATGGCGTCACTGGAGAAATCCAGCCAAGTGGCTGCTACCATAGATGATGCGCGGGACTACATTGGTGGTAAAATAGCTATAGGCCAATTAAGGGAAATAAGGATTGAACGCGCATTATCCACACTGGACAAGTACTTCCTGCCCCACTTAGGTACATCGCCTGATCCTGAGATAAGGATGAAGAAGGCCCTGTTACTGGGGCAAGCGATAAAAGGTGTAGTTGAGCTTTACNTGGGTCGGAGGAAGCCGGATGATAAGGATCACATGGCTAATAAGAGGATAAGGCTTGTTGGTGACTTAATGTCCCAATTATTTAAGACTGTTTTTAATCAATTCATGCAGGACCTGAGAAGTCAACTCGAGAAGTATTATGCCAGGGGCAAAGTGCCTAACCTAGCCACCATAGTTAGGGCTGACATAATGACAGAGAGAATACGACATGCATTATCCACTGGTAATTGGGTTGGCAACAGGACCGGAGTGACTCAAATGTTGGATAGAACTAATTACTTATCTACGATCAGTCATCTACGCAGGGTATTATCATCTCTGGGCCGGGGCCAGCCTCACTTTGAGGCTAGGGATCTACATCCAACGCAATGGGGTAGATTATGTGCAGTTGAGACCCCTGAAGGCGCTAATTGTGGACTTGTGAAGAACATGGCTCTCCTTGCTTCGGTGACCGTTGGCGTTGATGAGAAGGAGGTTGAGGATATGCTTTATGAAATGGGCGTTATCGATATAATGACTGCTAGAAGAAACGGCATAAAGGGCAGTGAGGTTCTTCTAAATGGTAGGTTGATAGGCATTCATGAGGATCCAAAGCAGCTCGTGACTAGGTTAAGGGAAATGAGGAGAAGAAATGAGATAAGCAAGGAAATAAACGTAGCTTATATAGATGAATTACGAGAGGTTCGGGTCAACTGTGACTCTGGCAGGCTTCGTCGTCCTCTTCTGGTTATAGAGAATGGTAGGCTTAAATTGCGTCCGGAGCATATAGAGAATATAAGGAAGGGCATATGGACGTGGAGCGATCTCGAGAAGAATGGCATAATAGAGTACTTGGATGCAGATGAGGAGGAAAA
This genomic stretch from Thermocladium sp. ECH_B harbors:
- a CDS encoding DNA-directed RNA polymerase subunit B (DNA-dependent RNA polymerase catalyzes the transcription of DNA into RNA using the four ribonucleoside triphosphates as substrates. The beta subunit is part of the catalytic core which binds with a sigma factor to produce the holoenzyme); translated protein: MRTDDSQSFPSINDRWTIVESYIRENGLVRHQIDSFNDFLDNKLQRMVKEMGSAEMNIKGISLIVDKVEIGRPRVKESDGIESIIYPMEARMRNATYAAPMYMRMMLVVNGEEYPSERVYIGDMPIMVKSKYCNLTGLKPSDITRKLEDPDDPGGYFIINGSERVVVAQEDLSLNKPIYEIDQRGGTKVYMATIVSIGPGYRTKATVELHRDGVIYVQSVGLSIKLPFPIVMKALGIETDQDIVMAISDDPDIQNELMASLEKSSQVAATIDDARDYIGGKIAIGQLREIRIERALSTLDKYFLPHLGTSPDPEIRMKKALLLGQAIKGVVELYXGRRKPDDKDHMANKRIRLVGDLMSQLFKTVFNQFMQDLRSQLEKYYARGKVPNLATIVRADIMTERIRHALSTGNWVGNRTGVTQMLDRTNYLSTISHLRRVLSSLGRGQPHFEARDLHPTQWGRLCAVETPEGANCGLVKNMALLASVTVGVDEKEVEDMLYEMGVIDIMTARRNGIKGSEVLLNGRLIGIHEDPKQLVTRLREMRRRNEISKEINVAYIDELREVRVNCDSGRLRRPLLVIENGRLKLRPEHIENIRKGIWTWSDLEKNGIIEYLDADEEENALVTINSTSDLSKFTHMEIYPSIMLGAIASIIPFSEHNQSPRNIYEAAMAKQSLGMPASNYRYRMDSRGHLLIYPERPLVTTRGAELVGYSKRPSGQNAVVALISYTGYNMEDAVIINKASIERGMFRSIFYRTYETEEIRYSGGETDKIEIPTSSVRGFKGADVYSHLDEDGIIIPEVLVSSNEVLIGKTSPPRFYGAFAEEALKKERRDSSITVRRGERGIVDRILITENSEGYKLIKVKVREVRKPELGDKFASRHGQKGVVGMVLPMEDMPFTENGIVPDIIINPHGMPSRMTIAQLLEAIAGKVSSMTGQLVDATPFEGVDENTLRNMLEKLGFRWSGKEVMYNGLTGEKLVADIFVGVIYYHKLHHMVADKIHTRSTGPVQILTRQPTEGRSREGGLRLGEMERDVLIAHGASALLHERLVESSDKYTMYVCEDCGMIAWYDYHKGRPVCPIHGNKSNVSKVVVPYAFKLMLQELISLGIYPKIELSDFIEEHKAE